TGCCTCCATCTTGAgcgctacctagctagctaccaaGCAACCAGAACTGTATTCTTACTAGTTATGCAGCAATTAaataacacttttaaaaaacgaaacaatGTGATGTCAAATTTAACCGGGTAAGACTCCAGTTTAAAGCACACGCATTTTAATCCATCAACACCTAAACAAAACATAGCCCATGTTGAATACTTGTAAACAACCATATAGTCGCGGATAAAAAACGTCATTTCCCGACATTGATCCTAGCGGAAATGCTCACAGGAGCGTGACGTTTTTTCTCAGCGCTGTCACCAGAGGGCAGGGTTCCGTCCAGTAGGACAATGCCTTTGACAGCTTATTGGTTATTTTTGCACTACCATCTATTATgaatttattatacatttataacagactgaaaaatgtCATCATTAGTCGTTGAATTAATGTGTGAGCTAAGAGATGTGGCCAAAATCTTCAAATATAGTCtacttaaaatacatatttataaaaatatatttatattaggATGGATAGCTcttcacacaaaatatttattcaactATGAAAAAAAAGGCCCCAATAATAGTCACATAACATGAGGTAAACTGCAATCACACATTATTACTAAAAATCTTGCAACAGACTTTCAGTCAAAATGACCTGAAGAAATTAGCGAAAACCTGTTAATATGCAAAATATTGTAAGTAAAACCAAGTAAAATCCTAAATGAAAGTcctcttttattcatttacttttgTATTAAGGTATAAACACTGATGTGCAGTATAACAATTATTCAAAAtccacattaattaattaattcactgtTCTCCTTGTcactaatgaaacaaaaaatatattacccaTTTATTTGTTAGCACCCACTATGAAGGTGAAAAATACAATCAATTAAATTGTTTCACTTTGAAACAATGGCTGTGTGTTGACagtacagaaaaagaaagaagttcAATCTAAATGACAAttataaataggctacattttatcatttgcaGTAAGAAAAACTGCATGATGGGAAGTAATATATTAAGAGATAGAAGTATACAGTCGGAAGGTGACTATCACAGCTTAGTTTACTGGCAACACAACACATGACCATAAATTGTGCTTCCACAATGTAATACTATGAATTATATGGATATATACAAATTTGTACATCAAGTAAATTCTTCAGTCtcttttccctttaattttcAGTGCAGTGGACAGCTGCAAATACGtagcatgcaaaaacaaaatttataaaTGTACTAAAATACTCATAATTAATTTGAAGTAAAACAGCTTATTTAAATCACGCCTATTGTTTTGCcttttaataatacaaaattgTTCAAATTTGTCTATGGTTGCTCAACTATCTCATGCACCATTTCTGTAGTTAATGAGTCAGCTAAGGAATATTTAGGCTAATTGTGAATAATCACATACAAATGGTACATAATAAATTCACcaatacatgtaaaaacaatttatttcaaattaaaagagATGCTTGCCATGtttggtaaaatataaaattattccTAGTATATTatgaagcacattttaaaaaggaaacacaataaTCATATACTCAATGTAAAAAGAGTAGtggctcctttaaaaaaatattttaaatctagTTTTCACATCAATGACTCTCACTACTCAGATATCATTAATACACCAATATTTGATTAGAACATCAAAAattgtggcctgtgtgtgaaacATCCAGTGTCAAGTTTCTTGGTCCTACTTACATTTTTCAACTTACACACACAAGGGAGATGCTGCATGAAaattcatttcataaatttaaCTGGGTCAGGCAAACTTAGTTCTCTGACACAATGACAGTCATTGAATTTACAGTACACTGAGATTTTTTTAGAGCTGGTTAAATGgttggggaaaaaactgaataCATAGGCTAATTTACTTTTGGGAAAGTGGAGACAGTATTGTATTGGGGAAGCATGTTCATCACCTTATCTttcttttaaaaggtttttttttaaaaagtgagtgtagataaatcattttaaaagatcACGACTAAAGTTCTCTAATCTAGTCCGCCTTCTGCCGCGTGTGGATGAGAAGGTGACGCTTGAAGTTGGACCCGTTATTGAATCCCCAGCCGCACTCCCCGCAACGAAAGGGCTTGCTGTCCTCGTGGGTCTTGCAGTGCTCCTTTAGATGCTGGATTTGCCGGAAACGCTTcccacagagactgcagtgGTGCGGCTTCTCCCCCGTGTGGATAAGCAGGTGCTTCTTCAGGCTGGAGAGGTAACTGAATGTCTTGGGGCAGTCTGTGCAGCGGTGCGGCCGTGGGTTTGTATGCGTGCGCTGATGGGTCTTCTGGTGCTTTTTCAAGCTACTTAACCAGAAGTAGCTTTTCCCACACTCACCGCAGATATAGGGCTCTGCTTTGTCAGGATGCGACAACCCATGTGCCGTGGAGGAAGACAGTCCAGAAGAAATTTCCTCCTTTACCTGTACGACTCTCAGCTCCTTTGTTGTATGGGCATCAACCAGGTTAACGTTGCTTACTGCACTTTCGCCATGAGATGTAATGGAGGCTGTCGTCACTGCCACCGAGTCAGCAATCGAGTCCAAAAGCTCACATGTGGGATTCGGTTCTGTGTCTAGTTTGAGAGGCACACGGGAAAAATTAATGACGTTATGAATAGAATAGAttcctttattgtcattgcacagtgTACAACGAAATTAAGTAGCAATCCTGACAGTGCATTCACACATAGcaaacagcaattaaaaaagaacagagttCAAGCTAAACTAATTTAGAGTgctaaatatattaataaaatataaaatgtataacatgtataaaatttatatatttgcagtaacctataaaacaatacaatatgGTAAGATTAGCAGCTGAGATATTGCACTTCGGATATTGCACATTAGCTGAACTGCAGCGGCCCTATGTACAAGTAGTGCAATTaggaatatatacatacaaaggTGCAATTGAAATGTAAACATCTGTGCAAAGGTGcagttgaaatataaaaatccgTGCAGTGTTCTATAAATGTAACTGCAAGTATGTAGTGCTGATACATATACATGAATTTCTATAACATTAGACATTTGGACAGATAAAGTGCTTACTTGTTTCTGCAGCATCCAAACTGTAGCCCACATCTGGTGTAAAGTCACGCTTGGATTCTATGTTCTCTAGTGGGTCAATAAAGTTATGCTGCATATCACTACCAGCGTCACTGTCCCAGGGGTGACTCCAAATTGATGAGCCGTCCAAGGCCAGTCCGCTAGGGTCTTCATCTGTGTTACTACGTACGCCGTGACGAGAACTGGTATTATTCCCACTCGCGTCTTCGTTACAAGAAGATGATAGGTCGCTGTTTAATATAGACCTTTTCTCGGAGCTCGTCCGATCTCTCAACTCTCGTCTCGCCATATCCAGCTGCGTCTTAAGCTTTTCGTTCTCGCACTCC
This window of the Anguilla anguilla isolate fAngAng1 chromosome 1, fAngAng1.pri, whole genome shotgun sequence genome carries:
- the LOC118220251 gene encoding zinc finger protein 239-like, which translates into the protein MTTVIEAGLSVSLDLSSVVEAAVRVAVCSVLKEVQRLIGKDVAELRVALSRKECENEKLKTQLDMARRELRDRTSSEKRSILNSDLSSSCNEDASGNNTSSRHGVRSNTDEDPSGLALDGSSIWSHPWDSDAGSDMQHNFIDPLENIESKRDFTPDVGYSLDAAETNTEPNPTCELLDSIADSVAVTTASITSHGESAVSNVNLVDAHTTKELRVVQVKEEISSGLSSSTAHGLSHPDKAEPYICGECGKSYFWLSSLKKHQKTHQRTHTNPRPHRCTDCPKTFSYLSSLKKHLLIHTGEKPHHCSLCGKRFRQIQHLKEHCKTHEDSKPFRCGECGWGFNNGSNFKRHLLIHTRQKAD